The following coding sequences are from one Salvia hispanica cultivar TCC Black 2014 chromosome 3, UniMelb_Shisp_WGS_1.0, whole genome shotgun sequence window:
- the LOC125211514 gene encoding AUGMIN subunit 2 has protein sequence MSMGGDTTWVGKKPLRRVGGMSDALSIAADLGFTVAPPPSQEEIQNLSGAKGDDLIRILRELTAVQRKIADLQVELQGRKEDKNVAHLTHVSEMEKKIETLARITSILKDVIQNKDRIIARLQQPYSLDCIPVEAEFQKQFSELLMKAASDYGALTASVADFQWSQNFKEPPTVWGEMLRPIPVALASCTRFFEAMTAMRESFAKLQTLRVGHSSQRVMGESDCVTPPPWRNESSFDDLAVGSLRRPGSERQEGDDASREASDLNYVDATSNRRL, from the exons ATGTCAATGGGCGGCGACACAACTTGGGTGGGGAAGAAGCCTCTGAGGAGAGTGGGGGGAATGTCCGACGCCTTGTCCATCGCCGCCGATCTCGGTTTCACCGTCGCGCCGCCGCCTTCTCAG GAGGAAATTCAGAATTTATCTGGTGCAAAAGGAGATGATTTGATAAGGATATTGAGAGAATTGACCGCTGTACAGAGAAAAATCGCGGATCTGCAAGTTGAACTTCAAGGCAGAAAG GAAGACAAGAATGTGGCTCATTTGACGCATGTGAGTGAAAtggagaagaaaattgagactTTAGCTCGAATCACGTCTATTTTGAAAGATGTTATTCAAAACAAG GACCGGATTATAGCCCGCCTTCAGCAGCCTTACTCATTGGATTGCATACCCGTGGAAGCTGAGTTTCAG AAACAATTTTCAGAATTGCTAATGAAGGCAGCGAGTGATTATGGGGCTTTAACAGCTTCCGTTGCTGATTTTCAGTGGagccaaaattttaaagaacCACCTACAGTATGGGGG GAGATGCTCCGTCCAATTCCTGTTGCTTTGGCATCTTGCACCCGATTCTTTGAAGCGATGACTGCAATGAGGGAGTCCTTTGCGAAACTGCAGACCCTGAGAGTCGGTCATTCCTCTCAGAGAGTGATGGGAGAATCAGACTGTGTGACGCCTCCACCGTGGAGAAATGAATCAAGTTTTGATGACTTGGCCGTTGGAAGCCTGAGAAGGCCGGGCAGCGAACGACAGGAAGGGGATGACGCAAGCAGAGAGGCCAGCGATTTGAATTATGTCGATGCAACCTCTAACCGAAGATTGTGA
- the LOC125213093 gene encoding 50S ribosomal protein L20 has translation MNKKEVFKLAKGFRGRAKNCIRIARERVEKALQYSYRDRRNKKRDMRSLWIQRINAGTRQHGVNYGNFMHGLMKENIQLNRKVLSEISMHEPYSFKALVDISHNAFPGNKAAAAPKKEGLAILL, from the exons ATGAACAAGAAGGAGGTATTCAAGTTGGCGAAGGGGTTTAGGGGAAGGGCGAAGAATTGCATACGAATTGCGCGGGAGAGAGTGGAGAAGGCGCTGCAGTACTCTTACAGAGATCGCCGCAACAAGAAGCGGGACATGCGCTCTCTCTGGATCCAGCGCATTAACGCCGGTACCAGACAGCACGGG GTGAACTACGGAAACTTCATGCACGGGCTAATGAAGGAGAACATTCAGCTGAACAGGAAAGTTCTCTCTGAAATATCTATGCACGAGCCATATAGCTTTAAAGCTCTGGTGGACATTTCTCACAACGCCTTCCCTGGGAACAAGGCGGCTGCGGCTCCCAAGAAGGAGGGCCTGGCGATTCTTCTCTGA
- the LOC125213091 gene encoding ferredoxin--NADP reductase, root-type isozyme, chloroplastic-like: MAHSALLQVPAAISVNNDVSLRKTAFKTNRVSFHEKSWSSSPSLDFRVASSPSRARPVVCMSVQQASKPKVAVSPHSLEDAKEPPMHLFKNKEPYTGTIVSVERLVGHNAPGETCHIVIDHGGKVPYWEGQSYGIIPPGENPKKPGNPHNVRLYSIASTRYGDSFDGKTASLCVRRAVYFDPETGKEDPTKNGVCSNFLCDSKPGDKVQITGPSGKIMLLPEDDPNATHIMIATGTGVAPYRGYLRRMFMEEVPTFKFGGLAWLFLGVANTDSLLYDDEFSKYLKDYPDNFRFDRALSREQKNRNGGKMYVQDKIEEYSDEVFKLLDNGAHIYFCGLKGMMPGIQETLKKVAEQRGESWEEKLSQLKKNKQWHVEVY; this comes from the exons ATGGCTCACTCTGCTCTTTTACAG GTGCCAGCCGCGATCTCCGTTAATAACGATGTTTCCCTCCGTAAAACCGCCTTCAAG ACCAATCGTGTCTCGTTTCATGAAAAATCCTGGAGCTCTAGTCCATCTCTGGACTTCAGAGTCGCAAGCTCTCCGTCTAGGGCGCGACCCGTGGTTTGCATGTCGGTGCAACAAGCCAGCAAGCCTAAGGTGGCTGTTTCGCCCCATAGCTTGGAAGATGCAAAGGAGCCACCGATGCACTTGTTCAAGAACAAAGAACCTTACACTGGAACCATTGTCTCTGTTGAAAGGCTTGTTGGCCACAATGCTCCTGGAGAGACGTGTCACATTGTTATCGACCATGGTGGCAAAGTTCCCTACTGGGAAGGACAGAGTTACGGAATTATCCCTCCT GGTGAGAATCCTAAAAAGCCCGGTAATCCACACAATGTGCGATTGTATTCAATAGCATCTACCAGATATGGTGACTCCTTCGATGGCAAGACTGCTAGTTTGTGTGTTCGGCGTGCAGTCTATTTTGATCCCGAGACTGGGAAGGAAGACCCCACAAAGAATGGAGTGTGCAGCAACTTCTTGTGCGATTCAAAGCCTGGTGACAAGGTTCAGATCACGG GTCCTTCTGGTAAGATAATGCTCCTCCCCGAAGATGACCCAAACGCCACCCACATCATGATCGCCACCGGTACTGGCGTGGCGCCTTACAGGGGCTACCTCCGACGTATGTTCATGGAGGAAGTCCCAACGTTCAAGTTCGGAGGGCTAGCCTGGCTCTTCCTAGGAGTGGCCAACACCGACAGCCTTCTCTATGACGATGAGTTCTCCAAATATCTCAAGGACTATCCCGACAACTTTAGGTTTGACCGAGCTCTCAGCAGAGAACAGAAAAACAGAAATGGGGGGAAGATGTATGTCCAGGACAAAATCGAGGAGTACAGCGATGAGGTGTTCAAACTGTTGGACAATGGGGCACACATCTACTTCTGCGGGCTGAAAGGGATGATGCCGGGAATACAGGAGACGTTGAAGAAGGTGGCGGAGCAGCGGGGCGAGAGTTGGGAGGAGAAGCTCTCACAGCTCAAGAAGAACAAGCAATGGCATGTTGAAGTCTATTGA